Proteins encoded in a region of the Planococcus citri chromosome 1, ihPlaCitr1.1, whole genome shotgun sequence genome:
- the MICU3 gene encoding calcium uptake protein 3, mitochondrial isoform X2 yields the protein MSLPVRTINVLRIAKKFPSKGLQAEVRRHFGTTNKHSFNPWIKYLGIAASCGIGYTTWITYRNTATVHAFKLKKKDKDEEFSKDVKLTSRERHFIKFASVEYDGQIYMTPQDFLESFVEEEPRPRLKRRGIANKELDEIKNATPMLRKGSSKLFRALRDKGIISYTEYLFLLSILTKPETGFLIAFNMFDTDGNQKVDKEEFLVLMKFSLNSSPSMKTENHGKSFFSMEKIFSLAWADKHGSNAIGSNDTLNQNTALDGGQSLQRKNLVDTTLLIHFFGKKGNITLQYEDFRRFMENLQTEVLEMEFQEFAKGGNTINEIDFARILLRYTHLDPKLCNMYLDRLLNRLKENEGIPPGITFPEFKVFCQFLNNLEDFTIAMRMYTLADHPISKEEFHRAVKICTGTSLSKHLVHTVFAIFDEDGDGQLSYREFIAIMKDRLHRGFKSHTKGEGWEAFKTCIKQEIKSPVAR from the exons ATGTCGTTACCTGTTAGAACAATCAATGTGTTACGAATCGCGAAAAAGTTTCCATCCAAAGGATTACAAGCAGAAGTCCGAAGACATTTTGGAACCACGAATAAACATTCGTTCAATCCTTGGATAAAATATCTCGGCATCGCAGCATCATGCGGAATTGGATACACGACATGGATCACGTACAGAAACACGGCGACAGTTCATGCTTTTAAATTGAAGAAG AAAGACAAAGACGAAGAGTTCTCTAAAGATGTGAAATTAACGTCGAGGGAACGTCATTTCATTAAGTTTGCATCGGTCGAATACGATGGCCAAATCTACATGACACCTCAAGATTTCTTGGAATCGTTCGTCGAGGAAGAACCAAGAC CACGACTGAAACGACGAGGGATTGCCAATAAAGAACTGGATGAGATCAAAAACGCTACGCCGATGCTGAGAAAAGGTTCCAGCAAGTTGTTCAGAGCGCTCAGAGATAAAG GAATTATTTCGTATACGGAATACTTATTTTTGCTGTCTATTCTTACGA AACCAGAAACTGGATTTCTGATCGCATTCAACATGTTCGACACAGACGGCAACCAGAAAGTCGACAAAGAAGAATTTCTAGTG CTAATGAAGTTCTCATTAAATAGCAGTCCGtcaatgaaaactgaaaaccacggcaaaagttttttttcc ATGGAAAAAATCTTCAGTTTGGCTTGGGCTGATAAACATGGCTCGAATGCCATTGGAAGTAATGATACACTGAATCAGAATACAGCTTTAGATGGAGGCCAGAGCTTACAACGTAAAAATTTAGTCGATACTACTTTGCTGATTCATTTCTTTGGCAAAAAAGGAAACATTACTTTACAATATGAAGATTTCAGAAG ATTTATGGAGAATCTTCAAACCGAAGTATTAGAAATGGAATTCCAAGAATTCGCCAAAGGTGGTAATACCATTAACGAGATTGATTTTGCCAGAATACTTCTTCGATATACTCACCTTGATCCGAAATT gtGCAATATGTACTTGGATAGACTGCTGAATAGATTAAAGGAAAATGAAGGTATTCCGCCAGGTATTACGTTTCCAGAATTCAAAGTATTCTGTCAATTCTTAAACAATCTGGAAGATTTTACGATTGCCATGCGAATGTACACGTTGGCGGATCACCCGATATCAAAAG AGGAGTTCCATCGAGCGGTGAAAATCTGCACCGGAACCAGCCTTAGTAAACACTTGGTTCACACGGTGTTCGCCATATTTGATGAAGATGGCGATGGCCAACTCAGTTATCGAGAATTTATTGCCATTATGAAAGACAGACTACACAGGGGATTCAAA TCTCATACTAAAGGAGAAGGATGGGAAGCATTCAAAACGTGTATTAAGCAAGAGATAAAATCTCCTGTTGCCAGATAA
- the MICU3 gene encoding calcium uptake protein 3, mitochondrial isoform X5 — MPMMKIIVCYDLKKDKDEEFSKDVKLTSRERHFIKFASVEYDGQIYMTPQDFLESFVEEEPRPRLKRRGIANKELDEIKNATPMLRKGSSKLFRALRDKGIISYTEYLFLLSILTKPETGFLIAFNMFDTDGNQKVDKEEFLVILHLLSGDIRARAAVNDEMKQALMKFSLNSSPSMKTENHGKSFFSMEKIFSLAWADKHGSNAIGSNDTLNQNTALDGGQSLQRKNLVDTTLLIHFFGKKGNITLQYEDFRRFMENLQTEVLEMEFQEFAKGGNTINEIDFARILLRYTHLDPKLCNMYLDRLLNRLKENEGIPPGITFPEFKVFCQFLNNLEDFTIAMRMYTLADHPISKEEFHRAVKICTGTSLSKHLVHTVFAIFDEDGDGQLSYREFIAIMKDRLHRGFKSHTKGEGWEAFKTCIKQEIKSPVAR, encoded by the exons ATGCCGATGATGAAGATTATAGTTTGTTATGATTTAAAG AAAGACAAAGACGAAGAGTTCTCTAAAGATGTGAAATTAACGTCGAGGGAACGTCATTTCATTAAGTTTGCATCGGTCGAATACGATGGCCAAATCTACATGACACCTCAAGATTTCTTGGAATCGTTCGTCGAGGAAGAACCAAGAC CACGACTGAAACGACGAGGGATTGCCAATAAAGAACTGGATGAGATCAAAAACGCTACGCCGATGCTGAGAAAAGGTTCCAGCAAGTTGTTCAGAGCGCTCAGAGATAAAG GAATTATTTCGTATACGGAATACTTATTTTTGCTGTCTATTCTTACGA AACCAGAAACTGGATTTCTGATCGCATTCAACATGTTCGACACAGACGGCAACCAGAAAGTCGACAAAGAAGAATTTCTAGTG ATTTTGCACTTGTTAAGCGGCGACATCAGAGCTCGAGCTGCAGTCaatgatgaaatgaaacaaGCA CTAATGAAGTTCTCATTAAATAGCAGTCCGtcaatgaaaactgaaaaccacggcaaaagttttttttcc ATGGAAAAAATCTTCAGTTTGGCTTGGGCTGATAAACATGGCTCGAATGCCATTGGAAGTAATGATACACTGAATCAGAATACAGCTTTAGATGGAGGCCAGAGCTTACAACGTAAAAATTTAGTCGATACTACTTTGCTGATTCATTTCTTTGGCAAAAAAGGAAACATTACTTTACAATATGAAGATTTCAGAAG ATTTATGGAGAATCTTCAAACCGAAGTATTAGAAATGGAATTCCAAGAATTCGCCAAAGGTGGTAATACCATTAACGAGATTGATTTTGCCAGAATACTTCTTCGATATACTCACCTTGATCCGAAATT gtGCAATATGTACTTGGATAGACTGCTGAATAGATTAAAGGAAAATGAAGGTATTCCGCCAGGTATTACGTTTCCAGAATTCAAAGTATTCTGTCAATTCTTAAACAATCTGGAAGATTTTACGATTGCCATGCGAATGTACACGTTGGCGGATCACCCGATATCAAAAG AGGAGTTCCATCGAGCGGTGAAAATCTGCACCGGAACCAGCCTTAGTAAACACTTGGTTCACACGGTGTTCGCCATATTTGATGAAGATGGCGATGGCCAACTCAGTTATCGAGAATTTATTGCCATTATGAAAGACAGACTACACAGGGGATTCAAA TCTCATACTAAAGGAGAAGGATGGGAAGCATTCAAAACGTGTATTAAGCAAGAGATAAAATCTCCTGTTGCCAGATAA
- the MICU3 gene encoding calcium uptake protein 3, mitochondrial isoform X1: MSLPVRTINVLRIAKKFPSKGLQAEVRRHFGTTNKHSFNPWIKYLGIAASCGIGYTTWITYRNTATVHAFKLKKKDKDEEFSKDVKLTSRERHFIKFASVEYDGQIYMTPQDFLESFVEEEPRPRLKRRGIANKELDEIKNATPMLRKGSSKLFRALRDKGIISYTEYLFLLSILTKPETGFLIAFNMFDTDGNQKVDKEEFLVILHLLSGDIRARAAVNDEMKQALMKFSLNSSPSMKTENHGKSFFSMEKIFSLAWADKHGSNAIGSNDTLNQNTALDGGQSLQRKNLVDTTLLIHFFGKKGNITLQYEDFRRFMENLQTEVLEMEFQEFAKGGNTINEIDFARILLRYTHLDPKLCNMYLDRLLNRLKENEGIPPGITFPEFKVFCQFLNNLEDFTIAMRMYTLADHPISKEEFHRAVKICTGTSLSKHLVHTVFAIFDEDGDGQLSYREFIAIMKDRLHRGFKSHTKGEGWEAFKTCIKQEIKSPVAR; this comes from the exons ATGTCGTTACCTGTTAGAACAATCAATGTGTTACGAATCGCGAAAAAGTTTCCATCCAAAGGATTACAAGCAGAAGTCCGAAGACATTTTGGAACCACGAATAAACATTCGTTCAATCCTTGGATAAAATATCTCGGCATCGCAGCATCATGCGGAATTGGATACACGACATGGATCACGTACAGAAACACGGCGACAGTTCATGCTTTTAAATTGAAGAAG AAAGACAAAGACGAAGAGTTCTCTAAAGATGTGAAATTAACGTCGAGGGAACGTCATTTCATTAAGTTTGCATCGGTCGAATACGATGGCCAAATCTACATGACACCTCAAGATTTCTTGGAATCGTTCGTCGAGGAAGAACCAAGAC CACGACTGAAACGACGAGGGATTGCCAATAAAGAACTGGATGAGATCAAAAACGCTACGCCGATGCTGAGAAAAGGTTCCAGCAAGTTGTTCAGAGCGCTCAGAGATAAAG GAATTATTTCGTATACGGAATACTTATTTTTGCTGTCTATTCTTACGA AACCAGAAACTGGATTTCTGATCGCATTCAACATGTTCGACACAGACGGCAACCAGAAAGTCGACAAAGAAGAATTTCTAGTG ATTTTGCACTTGTTAAGCGGCGACATCAGAGCTCGAGCTGCAGTCaatgatgaaatgaaacaaGCA CTAATGAAGTTCTCATTAAATAGCAGTCCGtcaatgaaaactgaaaaccacggcaaaagttttttttcc ATGGAAAAAATCTTCAGTTTGGCTTGGGCTGATAAACATGGCTCGAATGCCATTGGAAGTAATGATACACTGAATCAGAATACAGCTTTAGATGGAGGCCAGAGCTTACAACGTAAAAATTTAGTCGATACTACTTTGCTGATTCATTTCTTTGGCAAAAAAGGAAACATTACTTTACAATATGAAGATTTCAGAAG ATTTATGGAGAATCTTCAAACCGAAGTATTAGAAATGGAATTCCAAGAATTCGCCAAAGGTGGTAATACCATTAACGAGATTGATTTTGCCAGAATACTTCTTCGATATACTCACCTTGATCCGAAATT gtGCAATATGTACTTGGATAGACTGCTGAATAGATTAAAGGAAAATGAAGGTATTCCGCCAGGTATTACGTTTCCAGAATTCAAAGTATTCTGTCAATTCTTAAACAATCTGGAAGATTTTACGATTGCCATGCGAATGTACACGTTGGCGGATCACCCGATATCAAAAG AGGAGTTCCATCGAGCGGTGAAAATCTGCACCGGAACCAGCCTTAGTAAACACTTGGTTCACACGGTGTTCGCCATATTTGATGAAGATGGCGATGGCCAACTCAGTTATCGAGAATTTATTGCCATTATGAAAGACAGACTACACAGGGGATTCAAA TCTCATACTAAAGGAGAAGGATGGGAAGCATTCAAAACGTGTATTAAGCAAGAGATAAAATCTCCTGTTGCCAGATAA
- the MICU3 gene encoding calcium uptake protein 3, mitochondrial isoform X3 has protein sequence MSLPVRTINVLRIAKKFPSKGLQAEVRRHFGTTNKHSFNPWIKYLGIAASCGIGYTTWITYRNTATVHAFKLKKKDKDEEFSKDVKLTSRERHFIKFASVEYDGQIYMTPQDFLESFVEEEPRPRLKRRGIANKELDEIKNATPMLRKGSSKLFRALRDKGIISYTEYLFLLSILTKPETGFLIAFNMFDTDGNQKVDKEEFLVILHLLSGDIRARAAVNDEMKQAMEKIFSLAWADKHGSNAIGSNDTLNQNTALDGGQSLQRKNLVDTTLLIHFFGKKGNITLQYEDFRRFMENLQTEVLEMEFQEFAKGGNTINEIDFARILLRYTHLDPKLCNMYLDRLLNRLKENEGIPPGITFPEFKVFCQFLNNLEDFTIAMRMYTLADHPISKEEFHRAVKICTGTSLSKHLVHTVFAIFDEDGDGQLSYREFIAIMKDRLHRGFKSHTKGEGWEAFKTCIKQEIKSPVAR, from the exons ATGTCGTTACCTGTTAGAACAATCAATGTGTTACGAATCGCGAAAAAGTTTCCATCCAAAGGATTACAAGCAGAAGTCCGAAGACATTTTGGAACCACGAATAAACATTCGTTCAATCCTTGGATAAAATATCTCGGCATCGCAGCATCATGCGGAATTGGATACACGACATGGATCACGTACAGAAACACGGCGACAGTTCATGCTTTTAAATTGAAGAAG AAAGACAAAGACGAAGAGTTCTCTAAAGATGTGAAATTAACGTCGAGGGAACGTCATTTCATTAAGTTTGCATCGGTCGAATACGATGGCCAAATCTACATGACACCTCAAGATTTCTTGGAATCGTTCGTCGAGGAAGAACCAAGAC CACGACTGAAACGACGAGGGATTGCCAATAAAGAACTGGATGAGATCAAAAACGCTACGCCGATGCTGAGAAAAGGTTCCAGCAAGTTGTTCAGAGCGCTCAGAGATAAAG GAATTATTTCGTATACGGAATACTTATTTTTGCTGTCTATTCTTACGA AACCAGAAACTGGATTTCTGATCGCATTCAACATGTTCGACACAGACGGCAACCAGAAAGTCGACAAAGAAGAATTTCTAGTG ATTTTGCACTTGTTAAGCGGCGACATCAGAGCTCGAGCTGCAGTCaatgatgaaatgaaacaaGCA ATGGAAAAAATCTTCAGTTTGGCTTGGGCTGATAAACATGGCTCGAATGCCATTGGAAGTAATGATACACTGAATCAGAATACAGCTTTAGATGGAGGCCAGAGCTTACAACGTAAAAATTTAGTCGATACTACTTTGCTGATTCATTTCTTTGGCAAAAAAGGAAACATTACTTTACAATATGAAGATTTCAGAAG ATTTATGGAGAATCTTCAAACCGAAGTATTAGAAATGGAATTCCAAGAATTCGCCAAAGGTGGTAATACCATTAACGAGATTGATTTTGCCAGAATACTTCTTCGATATACTCACCTTGATCCGAAATT gtGCAATATGTACTTGGATAGACTGCTGAATAGATTAAAGGAAAATGAAGGTATTCCGCCAGGTATTACGTTTCCAGAATTCAAAGTATTCTGTCAATTCTTAAACAATCTGGAAGATTTTACGATTGCCATGCGAATGTACACGTTGGCGGATCACCCGATATCAAAAG AGGAGTTCCATCGAGCGGTGAAAATCTGCACCGGAACCAGCCTTAGTAAACACTTGGTTCACACGGTGTTCGCCATATTTGATGAAGATGGCGATGGCCAACTCAGTTATCGAGAATTTATTGCCATTATGAAAGACAGACTACACAGGGGATTCAAA TCTCATACTAAAGGAGAAGGATGGGAAGCATTCAAAACGTGTATTAAGCAAGAGATAAAATCTCCTGTTGCCAGATAA
- the MICU3 gene encoding calcium uptake protein 3, mitochondrial isoform X4 — protein sequence MSLPVRTINVLRIAKKFPSKGLQAEVRRHFGTTNKHSFNPWIKYLGIAASCGIGYTTWITYRNTATVHAFKLKKKDKDEEFSKDVKLTSRERHFIKFASVEYDGQIYMTPQDFLESFVEEEPRPRLKRRGIANKELDEIKNATPMLRKGSSKLFRALRDKGIISYTEYLFLLSILTKPETGFLIAFNMFDTDGNQKVDKEEFLVMEKIFSLAWADKHGSNAIGSNDTLNQNTALDGGQSLQRKNLVDTTLLIHFFGKKGNITLQYEDFRRFMENLQTEVLEMEFQEFAKGGNTINEIDFARILLRYTHLDPKLCNMYLDRLLNRLKENEGIPPGITFPEFKVFCQFLNNLEDFTIAMRMYTLADHPISKEEFHRAVKICTGTSLSKHLVHTVFAIFDEDGDGQLSYREFIAIMKDRLHRGFKSHTKGEGWEAFKTCIKQEIKSPVAR from the exons ATGTCGTTACCTGTTAGAACAATCAATGTGTTACGAATCGCGAAAAAGTTTCCATCCAAAGGATTACAAGCAGAAGTCCGAAGACATTTTGGAACCACGAATAAACATTCGTTCAATCCTTGGATAAAATATCTCGGCATCGCAGCATCATGCGGAATTGGATACACGACATGGATCACGTACAGAAACACGGCGACAGTTCATGCTTTTAAATTGAAGAAG AAAGACAAAGACGAAGAGTTCTCTAAAGATGTGAAATTAACGTCGAGGGAACGTCATTTCATTAAGTTTGCATCGGTCGAATACGATGGCCAAATCTACATGACACCTCAAGATTTCTTGGAATCGTTCGTCGAGGAAGAACCAAGAC CACGACTGAAACGACGAGGGATTGCCAATAAAGAACTGGATGAGATCAAAAACGCTACGCCGATGCTGAGAAAAGGTTCCAGCAAGTTGTTCAGAGCGCTCAGAGATAAAG GAATTATTTCGTATACGGAATACTTATTTTTGCTGTCTATTCTTACGA AACCAGAAACTGGATTTCTGATCGCATTCAACATGTTCGACACAGACGGCAACCAGAAAGTCGACAAAGAAGAATTTCTAGTG ATGGAAAAAATCTTCAGTTTGGCTTGGGCTGATAAACATGGCTCGAATGCCATTGGAAGTAATGATACACTGAATCAGAATACAGCTTTAGATGGAGGCCAGAGCTTACAACGTAAAAATTTAGTCGATACTACTTTGCTGATTCATTTCTTTGGCAAAAAAGGAAACATTACTTTACAATATGAAGATTTCAGAAG ATTTATGGAGAATCTTCAAACCGAAGTATTAGAAATGGAATTCCAAGAATTCGCCAAAGGTGGTAATACCATTAACGAGATTGATTTTGCCAGAATACTTCTTCGATATACTCACCTTGATCCGAAATT gtGCAATATGTACTTGGATAGACTGCTGAATAGATTAAAGGAAAATGAAGGTATTCCGCCAGGTATTACGTTTCCAGAATTCAAAGTATTCTGTCAATTCTTAAACAATCTGGAAGATTTTACGATTGCCATGCGAATGTACACGTTGGCGGATCACCCGATATCAAAAG AGGAGTTCCATCGAGCGGTGAAAATCTGCACCGGAACCAGCCTTAGTAAACACTTGGTTCACACGGTGTTCGCCATATTTGATGAAGATGGCGATGGCCAACTCAGTTATCGAGAATTTATTGCCATTATGAAAGACAGACTACACAGGGGATTCAAA TCTCATACTAAAGGAGAAGGATGGGAAGCATTCAAAACGTGTATTAAGCAAGAGATAAAATCTCCTGTTGCCAGATAA